In Thermobaculum terrenum ATCC BAA-798, the DNA window GCAGTATACTATCGCAAGAAGAAGAACCTTCAATCGATTGAAGATCTTGCAATCGCTGATAGTGCACTCGACCCAGAAAGAGAAACTATGCGTATCGGTGATCAGCTGATGATCCAGAAAGCGATCAACAGACTTAACCCCGATCAGCAAAAGGTTATACGCATGCGCTACTCACAAGGTATGAAAAATAGGGAGATAGCAGAGGTAATGGGGCGTACTGAAGGTGCAGTTAAGCTGCTTATACATCGTGCGACGAACAATCTTCGCGCCCAGATGAGCGGGGCGCTCTTCTAGAAGAGCGCCCCGCTCTTTGCTATTTGTTGTCTTCTTCCTGATCTTCCTCGTCGTCCTTGTTTCTGTTCTGGCTTTGCTGGCGTAGATATTCCTCTATCGATCGGATTAATCCTTCAGCCTCCGAAGCATCGTAACCCTCAGGAGTACCTTCGTCTTGTGTGTCCTCGTTTTGTTGATCCTCCACGCGCTGTTCCAGCTCGCGCACATATTGTTCGATATCCGGATTGTCTGATACAGCAGCATCTACCTGTGATTCGAATGTTATAGCTTCCATCTGAAGTCTATCTACAGATACTCTGAGCCCTGTTAGTCTCTCGACACTATCTACGAGAGCTAGTGCTGCCTTTGGGTTGGGCGATGCGGATATATAATGAGGAACTGAAGCCCAGATACTGGCATGCTGAATACCTGACTCTGCTAGGGTCAGCCCTGCAACGCTTACAATACCCGTTGGCCCTTCATAGAAAGAGCTATTTATGCCTAAACTCCTTAGCTTTTCTCCAAGCTCCGGGCTGCTAGCCCCACCGCTTAAGGGCACGGGACGAGTATGAGGGGTATCGGCAAGCATGGATCCGAGGGATATGACTTCTTTAACACCTAACCTGTTTGCCATTTTTACCAATAATGAAGAATACCTTCTCCACCTCAGATTAGGCTCGGTGCCAACAAAAAATACATAATCCTTGGATTCTGAGATATGTGCGTAATAGAAGTTATTCGGAGTCCAAGTTATTACTCGCCCATAATCTCCTATAGGTCGTGTGTAAGGTCTTACTTGAGTAAAGTCATAGAATTCATCAGGA includes these proteins:
- a CDS encoding PAC2 family protein, with amino-acid sequence MEEIRAESWPNLANPTMIAAYKGWNDAGNAATYALEYIISQTGATMFASIDPDEFYDFTQVRPYTRPIGDYGRVITWTPNNFYYAHISESKDYVFFVGTEPNLRWRRYSSLLVKMANRLGVKEVISLGSMLADTPHTRPVPLSGGASSPELGEKLRSLGINSSFYEGPTGIVSVAGLTLAESGIQHASIWASVPHYISASPNPKAALALVDSVERLTGLRVSVDRLQMEAITFESQVDAAVSDNPDIEQYVRELEQRVEDQQNEDTQDEGTPEGYDASEAEGLIRSIEEYLRQQSQNRNKDDEEDQEEDNK
- a CDS encoding RNA polymerase sigma factor, yielding MNSELRDNTSTQHILDKERELVEKSKVDRSAFAELYASYAERLYNYIYSRVHNREDAEDLTSLTFMLALEAIEKYEWRNLPFGAWLFRIASNQIAVYYRKKKNLQSIEDLAIADSALDPERETMRIGDQLMIQKAINRLNPDQQKVIRMRYSQGMKNREIAEVMGRTEGAVKLLIHRATNNLRAQMSGALF